A stretch of Henckelia pumila isolate YLH828 chromosome 4, ASM3356847v2, whole genome shotgun sequence DNA encodes these proteins:
- the LOC140860242 gene encoding transcription factor MYB15-like: MVRAPCCEKMGLKKGPWSPEEDQILVSFIHKNGHANWRALPKQAGLTRCGKSCRLRWINYLRPDIKRGNFTKEEEETIINLHEMLGNRWSAIAARLPGRTDNEIKNVWHTQLKKRLKSHHEPSRDSKRRPIDTKVIREDTNVKEHARTSPQQCSSEMSSVTDSSTKKTTTTIFIKDEEEIDYSSEYFPPIDESFWSDELSTVEIECPSPSNTILSVEIGSRFDDSMDFWYNLLSRDGNIQDLPEF; encoded by the exons ATGGTGAGAGCACCTTGCTGTGAGAAAATGGGACTCAAGAAAGGGCCTTGGAGCCCTGAGGAAGATCAGATTTTGGTCTCTTTTATTCACAAAAATGGGCACGCCAATTGGCGCGCACTCCCCAAACAAGCAG GCCTGACGAGATGTGGGAAGAGTTGCAGGCTTAGGTGGATCAACTATTTGAGGCCAGACATCAAGAGAGGAAATttcaccaaagaagaagaagaaaccaTCATTAATTTACATGAAATGCTCGGAAACAG GTGGTCAGCAATTGCAGCTAGGCTGCCAGGGCGCACAGATAAcgaaattaaaaatgtttggcACACCCAACTGAAGAAAAGGCTCAAGAGTCATCACGAGCCTTCTCGGGACTCCAAGAGACGCCCAATTGACACCAAAGTCATTAGAGAAGATACCAATGTTAAAGAACATGCCCGTACTAGCCCGCAACAATGCTCTAGCGAGATGTCGTCCGTGACGGATTCTTCTACGAAGAAGACGACTACGACGATCTTTATCAAAGATGAAGAGGAAATCGATTACTCGTCGGAGTATTTCCCTCCTATCGACGAAAGTTTCTGGTCCGATGAATTATCCACCGTGGAAATCGAGTGCCCGAGTCCATCGAATACGATCTTGAGTGTGGAAATTGGTTCGAGATTTGATGATAGCATGGACTTTTGGTATAATCTTTTAAGTAGGGATGGAAACATTCAGGATTTACCAGAGTTCTGA
- the LOC140859967 gene encoding 11S globulin seed storage protein Ana o 2.0101-like translates to MANSLLLPLSLVLMFLFHGCIAQLELPQRQFWQNLQEQQQHRLRAKTQCRIERLNAREPSRKYNYDAGSYEIWDSDNKEFECAGIEFVRFVIQPKGLYLPHYLGAPAVFYVDEGSGIHGVVFPGCAETYESGSEFSSSEGRESKYRDRHQKLRRFRKGDILAIPQALAYWIYNDRDTPITIVALVDVGNDNNQLDLQFRKFFLAGNPQSSQSQGEYGEGRKSREHGSEGGRGREEEQEKGNIFAGFDQDLLAEALNVDTQTISKLQSKDDERGVIVRAEKLHLSLPEYEEEREREREPGGGGYNGLEETFCTAKIRENIDHPSRADEYNPRGGRLSTVNSHSLPILSYLRLSAQKGVLYKNAIMSPHWSTNAHSALYVTRGSARIQVVGNNGKRVFDEEVNKGQLLVVPQNFVVVKRASDEGFEWIAFKTNENAINNQLAGRLSAIRAMPVDVLTNAYGVSREDAWDLKYKREEATLFSPGSKSREYDA, encoded by the exons ATGGCTAATTCACTTTTGCTCCCTCTTAGCCTCGTGCTAATGTTCTTGTTCCACGGCTGCATCGCTCAGCTTGAGCTCCCGCAGCGGCAGTTCTGGCAGAATTTGCAGGAGCAGCAACAGCATCGCCTCCGGGCCAAGACCCAATGCAGGATCGAACGTCTGAATGCTCGCGAACCGAGCCGGAAGTACAATTATGATGCCGGAAGTTACGAGATTTGGGATTCGGATAACAAGGAATTCGAGTGTGCTGGTATTGAGTTTGTTCGGTTTGTGATCCAGCCCAAGGGCCTGTATCTTCCTCACTACCTTGGTGCCCCTGCAGTCTTCTACGTTGATGAAggcag TGGTATCCATGGAGTCGTGTTTCCAGGGTGTGCTGAGACATACGAATCAGGCTCTGAATTCTCTTCTTCAGAGGGCCGTGAATCCAAGTACCGCGACCGCCACCAGAAGCTTCGGAGGTTCCGAAAAGGCGATATCTTGGCCATCCCTCAGGCACTTGCCTACTGGATTTATAATGACAGAGACACCCCGATCACCATTGTGGCACTTGTTGATGTTGGTAATGATAACAACCAACTTGATTTGCAATTCAGg AAATTCTTCCTGGCTGGAAACCCGCAATCATCCCAAAGTCAAGGTGAATACGGAGAGGGCAGGAAGTCTAGAGAACATGGATCAGAAGGCGGGAGAGGTCGCGAGGAAGAGCAGGAAAAGGGGAACATCTTCGCTGGGTTCGATCAGGACCTTCTGGCGGAGGCTTTGAATGTCGACACACAGACTATAAGCAAATTGCAATCCAAGGACGACGAAAGGGGCGTCATAGTCCGCGCAGAGAAGCTCCATTTGTCTTTGCCCGAGTACGAAGAAGAGCGCGAAAGAGAACGAGAGCCTGGGGGAGGAGGATACAATGGACTCGAGGAAACTTTTTGCACCGCAAAGATTAGGGAGAACATAGATCATCCTTCCAGGGCCGATGAGTACAACCCTCGCGGCGGACGGCTGAGCACCGTCAACAGCCATTCTCTGCCTATTCTCAGCTACCTCCGCCTCAGTGCTCAGAAAGGTGTCCTCTATAAG AACGCTATAATGAGCCCACACTGGAGCACGAACGCCCACAGCGCATTGTATGTGACCAGAGGAAGCGCGAGGATTCAAGTGGTTGGAAACAACGGGAAACGGGTGTTTGATGAGGAGGTGAACAAAGGGCAGCTTCTTGTCGTGCCACAAAACTTTGTGGTAGTAAAGAGAGCAAGCGACGAAGGCTTCGAATGGATCGCATTCAAAACGAACGAAAATGCGATCAACAACCAACTTGCCGGGCGTCTCTCCGCCATCCGGGCAATGCCTGTGGATGTTTTGACGAATGCATATGGAGTTTCGAGGGAGGATGCCTGGGATTTGAAGTACAAAAGAGAAGAAGCTACTCTGTTTAGTCCAGGGTCAAAGTCTCGAGAATATGACGCttaa
- the LOC140859966 gene encoding PH, RCC1 and FYVE domains-containing protein 1-like — protein sequence MADPASYGNPDRDTEQALIALKKGTQLIKYSRKGKPKFRTFRLSPDETTLIWYSHKEERHLKLSSVLRIIPGQRTPVFKRYLRPEKEYLSFSLIYNNGDRSLDLICKDKVESELWLAGLKALISPGQARSKRTRSDISDLTGFGDLSQDNRPFGASLEYTSSIPRGKSFAEFNNNLNSSSSHVGPESANMQIRTSGTDGFRISVSSTPSCSSQGSGPDDIESLGDVYVWGEIWSDGGANDGTGNPVPMKNDVLIPKPLESNVVLDVHQIACGVRHVALVTRQGEVFTWGEESGGRLGHGIEKDFSRPKLVEFLAVTNVDFVACGEFHTCALSTSGDLYSWGDGTHNAGLLGHGNDVSHWIPKRVSGPLEGLQVLSVACGTWHSALATSTGKLFTFGDGTFGALGHGDRESIQYPKEVQSLNGLKTIALSCGVWHTAAIVEVTNQSGASVVSSRKLFTWGDGDKNRLGHGNKDTYLVPTCVSALIDYNIHQLACGHNITVALTTSGHVFTMGSNSFGQLGNPQSDGKSPCLIQDRLVGEFVEQISCGAHHVAVLTSRSEVFTWGKGANGRLGHGNVDDRNTPTLVEALKDRHVRNIACGSNYTASICIHKWVSGADQSFCTGCRQAFGFTRKRHNCYNCGLVHCHACSSKKALKAALAPTPGKPHRVCDSCYLKLKKAAESGNIATFSRRASGPRRSMDMSSRADRGEARTSRLLLSPTVEPIKYLEVKSGTQSDNYSIVRASQVPSLLQLKDVAFPSSLSALQYALKPVITSAPQIQQLQVQTPSQSNSRPASPYSRRPSPPRSAAPVFSRGVIDSLKKTNDLLTQEISKLHGQVKSLKQKSEGQETEIQKLKAASQDAASVASNKPPNSLKPTQAVKTIRDQLNGIKELLPPEISESESFNIVRAQVGVWLDRVGNEASEDNSTPDKIALAHESSSKEDHGLEDPEGVRDLSQNRIVSLHETGESSTSNARIGNESSVESGSGTPQAARIEGTTEVIEQFEPGVYVTLYQLANGTKIYKRVRFSKRKFAEQQAEEWWKENKDRLLKKYSPPKTSNTQTEVTAPQPPEEDGSHENSKAPPQP from the exons ATGGCAGATCCTGCTAGTTATGGCAACCCTGATCGCGATACCGAGCAG GCACTCATTGCTTTGAAGAAAGGAACTCAGTTAATAAAGTACAGCAGAAAGGGGAAGCCTAAGTTTCGCACGTTTAGACTTTCTCCG GACGAAACAACATTAATCTGGTACTCACATAAAGAAGAGAGGCATTTGAAGTTATCTTCCGTTTTACGAATCATACCGGGACAGAGAACC CCTGTTTTCAAAAGATATTTACGCCCAGAGAAGGAGTACTTGTCATTCTCACTCATATACAATAACGGTGATAGATCTCTCGATCTT ATCTGCAAGGATAAAGTTGAATCTGAGCTCTGGCTTGCTGGCTTGAAGGCTTTAATATCACCTGGCCAAGCACGCAGTAAACGTACTAGAAGTGACATTTCTGAt TTAACTGGTTTTGGTGATCTCTCTCAAGATAATCGTCCCTTTGGAGCGTCTCTTGAATACACTTCAAGTATACCCCGTGGAAAATCCTTTGCTGAGTTTAACAATAACTTGAACAGCTCAAGCTCACATGTGGGGCCTGAAAGTGCAAACATGCAAATAAGAACAAGTGGTACAGATGGTTTTCGTATTAGCGTCTCGAGTACTCCTAGTTGTTCCAGTCAAGGTTCTGGACCAGATGATATAGAATCGCTTGGTGATGTTTATGTATGGGGAGAGATTTGGTCTGATGGAGGTGCCAACGATGGAACTGGGAATCCAGTTCCTATGAAAAATGATGTCTTAATTCCCAAACCATTGGAATCAAATGTAGTTCTTGACGTTCACCAAATTGCTTGTGGCGTTCGCCATGTTGCTCTTGTTACAAGACAAGGTGAGGTATTTACGTGGGGTGAGGAATCCGGAGGAAGATTGGGTCATGGAATCGAAAAAGACTTTAGTCGCCCTAAACTTGTAGAATTTTTGGCTGTTACGAATGTTGACTTTGTAGCCTGTGGTGAGTTTCACACATGTGCGTTATCAACATCTGGTGATTTATATTCTTGGGGAGACGGTACCCACAATGCTGGACTTCTTGGCCATGGGAATGATGTTAGTCATTGGATACCAAAACGAGTTTCTGGGCCTTTAGAAGGCCTCCAAGTTCTATCAGTTGCATGTGGGACATGGCATTCAGCACTAGCGACTTCAACTGGAAAACTCTTTACATTTGGTGATGGGACATTTGGTGCTCTTGGCCATGGCGATCGGGAAAGCATTCAGTATCCAAAGGAGGTCCAATCGTTGAATGGACTGAAAACAATAGCTCTTTCATGTGGAGTATGGCACACGGCTGCTATTGTAGAAGTCACGAATCAGTCAGGTGCAAGTGTTGTCTCCTCGAGAAAGCTTTTCACTTGGGGTGACGGCGATAAAAATCGACTTGGTCATGGAAACAAGGATACATATCTTGTTCCGACCTGTGTATCTGCTCTTATAGATTATAACATCCATCAGTTAGCATGTGGGCACAACATAACTGTTGCCCTTACAACATCCGGTCATGTCTTTACCATGGGAAGTAATTCGTTTGGACAGCTAGGAAATCCCCAGTCTGATGGAAAATCACCATGTTTAATACAAGATAGGCTAGTGGGAGAATTTGTGGAACAAATTTCATGTGGTGCACATCATGTAGCTGTGCTCACCTCGAGGAGTGAAGTATTCACATGGGGAAAAGGAGCTAATGGAAGATTAGGCCATGGCAATGTTGATGATAGGAATACTCCAACGTTGGTTGAAGCCCTTAAAGACCGACACGTGAGGAATATTGCTTGTGGATCAAATTATACTGCTAGTATTTGCATCCATAAATGGGTTTCTGGTGCGGATCAATCGTTCTGCACTGGGTGCAGGCAAGCATTTGGTTTTACCCGAAAACGACATAACTGTTACAACTGTGGGTTAGTGCATTGCCATGCTTGTAGCTCAAAAAAAGCTTTGAAAGCAGCTCTTGCCCCGACTCCAGGAAAACCACACCGAGTGTGTGATTCGTGCTACCTGAAACTTAAGAAGGCTGCAGAATCTGGAAATATCGCTACTTTTAGTCGTAGAGCCTCAGGGCCTCGACGTTCAATGGATATGAGTAGTAGAGCAGATAGAGGAGAGGCAAGAACTTCAAGACTTCTTCTGTCGCCTACGGTTGAACCAATCAAGTATCTCGAGGTGAAGTCGGGTACACAATCTGATAACTACTCCATCGTCCGAGCATCTCAAGTTCCGTCACTTTTGCAGCTAAAAGATGTTGCTTTCCCAAGTTCACTCAGTGCTCTTCAATATGCTTTAAAGCCTGTAATCACATCAGCACCACAGATTCAGCAGCTGCAGGTTCAGACTCCATCCCAGTCCAACTCGAGGCCAGCTTCCCCATACTCAAGGCGACCAAGTCCTCCTAGATCTGCTGCTCCAGTGTTTTCGAGGGGTGTCATTGACAGCCTGAAGAAAACCAACGATCTTTTAACTCAAGAAATATCTAAACTTCATGGCCAA GTCAAGAGTTTAAAGCAAAAAAGTGAAGGCCAAGAAACAGAAATTCAGAAGTTAAAGGCAGCTTCTCAAGATGCTGCTTCCGTAGCTTCTAACAAACCACCTAATTCTTTAAAACCAACGCAAGCAGTCAAAACAATAAGAGATCAA TTAAATGGCATAAAAGAGTTGTTACCTCCTGAGATATCTGAGAGTGAATCTTTTAACATAGTGCGTGCTCAAGTTGGAGTGTGGCTTGACAGAGTTGGAAATGAGGCATCTGAAGATAATTCCACACCTGATAAGATTGCATTAGCCCACGAATCTAGTAGCAAGGAAGATCATGGATTAGAAGATCCTGAAGGAGTTCGGGACCTGTCACAGAATCGTATTGTATCTCTACATGAAACTGGCGAATCATCTACTTCAAATGCTAGAATAGGGAATGAATCAAGCGTGGAGAGTGGCTCAGGGACACCTCAAGCTGCTAGAATCGAAGGGACAACAGAAGTTATTGAACAATTTGAACCAGGTGTTTATGTCACGCTTTATCAACTTGCAAATGGAACGAAGATATACAAAAGGGTTCGCTTTAG CAAGCGTAAATTTGCCGAGCAACAGGCGGAAGAATGGTGGAAAGAAAACAAAGATAGGCTGCTGAAAAAGTATAGTCCTCCAAAGACAAGCAACACGCAAACGGAAGTAACTGCGCCTCAGCCACCAGAGGAGGATGGTAGCCACGAAAACAGCAAGGCGCCGCCACAACCTTAA